In Aequorivita sp. H23M31, a single window of DNA contains:
- a CDS encoding transketolase — protein sequence MADYKALEDLVIQVRRDILRQVHKVNSGHPGGSLGCTEFFVALYNEILERKDSFAMDGKDEDIFFLSNGHISPVFYSVLARSGYFPVSELNTFRLLNSRLQGHPTTHEGLPGIRIASGSLGQGISVSIGAALTKKLNKDNHLVYTLCGDGELQEGQNWEAIMYAAGNGVDNLIVTVDLNGQQIDGSTDNVLPMGNIKAKFEAFGWDVMDIENGNDLKAVISGMKKAKEKTGSGKPICVLLHTVMGNGVDFMMHTHDWHGKAPDDQQLENALSQNPVTLGIISPTPSPSIRIYP from the coding sequence ATGGCAGATTATAAGGCTCTTGAAGATTTGGTAATCCAAGTGAGAAGAGATATTCTAAGACAGGTACACAAAGTAAACTCGGGGCATCCGGGAGGATCATTGGGTTGTACGGAGTTTTTTGTAGCTCTTTACAATGAAATTCTTGAGCGAAAGGATTCCTTCGCGATGGATGGTAAGGATGAAGATATTTTCTTTCTTTCCAACGGACATATTTCTCCGGTTTTCTATAGCGTTTTGGCTAGATCGGGATATTTCCCCGTATCAGAGCTCAATACGTTTAGGCTTCTTAATTCCAGACTTCAAGGTCACCCGACTACTCACGAGGGGCTGCCAGGAATTCGTATTGCGTCAGGCTCATTGGGACAGGGAATTTCAGTTTCTATTGGCGCTGCACTAACAAAAAAACTCAACAAAGACAATCACTTGGTTTATACATTATGCGGTGATGGGGAATTGCAGGAAGGTCAAAACTGGGAAGCAATTATGTATGCCGCTGGAAATGGCGTGGACAATTTAATTGTTACCGTAGATTTAAATGGACAGCAAATTGATGGATCTACAGACAATGTTCTCCCTATGGGCAATATAAAAGCGAAATTCGAGGCCTTTGGATGGGATGTTATGGATATTGAAAACGGAAATGATTTGAAAGCAGTTATTTCCGGAATGAAAAAAGCAAAAGAAAAGACGGGAAGCGGAAAACCTATCTGTGTTTTATTGCACACGGTAATGGGCAATGGAGTGGACTTTATGATGCATACCCACGACTGGCATGGCAAGGCTCCAGACGATCAGCAGTTGGAAAATGCATTGTCGCAGAACCCGGTTACTTTGGGGATTATTAGTCCCACCCCTAGCCCCTCAATTAGGATTTACCCCTAG
- a CDS encoding RNA-binding S4 domain-containing protein: protein MRVDKYLWCIRYQKTRNISTQACKKGAVRVNGDIVKPSREVYPGDSISLRKNQITYQIEVLDIPESRVGAKLVDIYRKDVTPKEAFETNEMLEYAKTYYRKKGVGRPTKKDRRDLEDFTDPEKPESDAL from the coding sequence ATGAGAGTGGATAAATATTTATGGTGCATACGTTATCAGAAAACGCGCAATATATCTACCCAAGCCTGCAAAAAAGGAGCCGTAAGGGTCAATGGCGATATTGTTAAGCCTTCCCGGGAAGTTTATCCCGGTGATTCCATTTCACTTCGGAAGAACCAAATCACCTATCAAATAGAAGTCTTGGACATACCTGAAAGCCGCGTTGGAGCGAAACTTGTCGATATATACCGTAAGGATGTTACCCCTAAAGAAGCCTTTGAAACTAATGAAATGCTGGAGTACGCCAAAACCTATTATCGAAAAAAAGGTGTGGGAAGACCCACCAAAAAAGACCGAAGGGACCTGGAAGATTTTACCGACCCCGAAAAACCCGAAAGCGATGCGCTTTAA
- the tgt gene encoding tRNA guanosine(34) transglycosylase Tgt, protein MHFKLHATDVQSDARAGTITTDHGVIETPIFMPVGTVATVKGVHQRELKEDINPDIILGNTYHLYLRPQTPILEKAGGLHKFMNWDRNILTDSGGYQVYSLSANRKIKEEGVKFKSHIDGSYHVFTPENVMEIQRIIGADIIMAFDECTPYPCDYNYAKRSMKMTHRWLDRCINHLEKTPLKYDYDQTFFPIVQGSTYKDLRKQSAEYIASVGAEGNAIGGLSVGEPAEEMYEMTAVVTEILPKDKPRYLMGVGTPVNILENIALGIDMFDCVMPTRNGRNGMLFTSEGIINIKNKKWEADLSVIDPQGITWVDTEYSKAYLRHLFTVNEMLGRQIATIHNLGFYLWLVREARKHILVGDFASWKNTMVKKLDQRL, encoded by the coding sequence ATGCACTTTAAACTACACGCTACGGATGTTCAAAGCGATGCTCGCGCCGGAACCATCACCACCGATCATGGGGTAATAGAAACTCCAATTTTCATGCCGGTAGGTACGGTGGCAACCGTAAAAGGTGTTCACCAACGAGAGCTGAAGGAGGATATCAATCCCGATATTATTTTAGGGAACACTTACCATTTGTATCTCAGGCCACAAACTCCTATTTTGGAAAAAGCTGGCGGTCTTCATAAATTTATGAACTGGGACCGGAATATCCTTACCGATAGTGGGGGATATCAGGTTTACTCGCTTTCGGCAAATAGAAAGATTAAAGAGGAAGGCGTAAAATTTAAAAGTCATATTGATGGCAGTTACCATGTTTTCACACCCGAGAATGTAATGGAAATCCAGCGGATAATAGGTGCAGACATTATCATGGCATTTGATGAATGTACACCGTATCCGTGTGACTATAATTATGCCAAGCGTTCAATGAAAATGACTCATCGATGGTTGGACCGGTGTATTAACCATCTTGAAAAAACGCCCTTAAAGTACGACTATGATCAAACCTTTTTCCCGATTGTCCAGGGAAGCACCTATAAAGATTTAAGAAAACAATCCGCTGAATATATTGCTTCAGTCGGAGCTGAGGGTAATGCCATCGGTGGTCTTTCCGTAGGGGAACCGGCGGAGGAAATGTATGAAATGACAGCCGTAGTTACCGAAATTCTTCCCAAAGACAAACCGCGTTATTTAATGGGAGTTGGTACACCGGTAAATATATTGGAAAATATTGCGTTAGGAATTGATATGTTCGATTGTGTAATGCCCACACGGAATGGCCGTAATGGAATGCTTTTCACTTCCGAAGGAATAATAAATATCAAAAACAAAAAGTGGGAAGCGGATCTTTCTGTAATAGACCCCCAAGGGATTACGTGGGTTGATACGGAATATAGTAAAGCCTACCTGCGCCATCTTTTCACCGTAAATGAAATGTTGGGAAGGCAAATTGCTACCATTCACAACCTTGGGTTTTATTTATGGCTAGTGCGCGAGGCAAGAAAGCATATATTAGTAGGAGATTTTGCATCTTGGAAAAATACAATGGTCAAAAAACTAGATCAAAGGTTATAA
- a CDS encoding KpsF/GutQ family sugar-phosphate isomerase, with amino-acid sequence MEKQQRIISIAKQTIETESKAIANLAHLVNEEFAGATECIFQSKGRVIITGIGKSANIATKIVATLNSTGTPAIFMHAADAIHGDLGTIQEDDTVICISKSGNTPEIKVLVPLIKSVGNKLIAITGNLNSFLGQQADFVLNAYVEKEACPNNLAPTTSTTAQLVIGDALAMCLLDLHGFSSRDFARFHPGGSLGKKLYLRVSDLTTLNEKPEVCPDTDLKKVIVEISEKMLGVTAVVENGNIVGIITDGDLRRMLTRTDNFSGLTAKDIMTKNPKRIDNNAMAVEAMEMMDSHGITQILAEENGKYCGVVHIHNLTKEGII; translated from the coding sequence TTGGAAAAGCAGCAAAGAATTATTTCCATAGCCAAGCAGACTATCGAAACTGAAAGTAAGGCAATTGCCAACCTAGCGCATTTAGTAAACGAGGAGTTTGCGGGAGCAACCGAATGTATTTTTCAATCCAAAGGCAGAGTGATCATTACCGGAATAGGTAAAAGTGCCAATATTGCAACAAAAATTGTCGCCACTTTAAACTCCACAGGTACCCCTGCTATTTTTATGCACGCCGCAGATGCTATTCACGGAGACCTTGGAACCATTCAAGAGGATGACACGGTTATTTGCATTTCGAAAAGTGGAAATACTCCAGAGATAAAAGTTTTGGTGCCCCTAATAAAATCTGTGGGCAATAAGCTAATCGCAATTACCGGAAACTTAAATTCATTTTTAGGCCAGCAAGCAGATTTTGTACTAAATGCCTACGTTGAAAAAGAGGCATGTCCAAATAATCTTGCCCCAACCACCAGTACCACTGCCCAATTGGTAATTGGTGATGCGCTGGCAATGTGCCTATTGGATCTTCATGGGTTTTCAAGTAGGGATTTTGCAAGATTCCATCCGGGAGGTTCCTTGGGCAAAAAACTGTATTTGCGGGTGAGCGATCTCACTACTTTGAACGAAAAACCTGAGGTATGTCCTGATACGGATTTGAAAAAAGTAATTGTAGAAATTTCTGAAAAAATGCTGGGGGTTACCGCGGTTGTGGAGAACGGAAACATTGTAGGCATTATTACCGATGGCGATCTAAGACGAATGCTTACAAGGACTGATAACTTTTCAGGCCTAACAGCAAAAGATATTATGACAAAAAATCCGAAGCGAATCGATAACAATGCTATGGCAGTAGAAGCCATGGAAATGATGGATTCTCACGGGATTACTCAGATTCTGGCTGAAGAAAATGGTAAATATTGTGGGGTTGTCCATATTCACAATCTCACTAAGGAAGGAATAATTTAA
- the recQ gene encoding DNA helicase RecQ, with amino-acid sequence MAELDLYASLKKHFGFSRFKGLQEEVIKSILAGNNTFVVMPTGGGKSLCYQLPALMQEGTSIVVSPLIALMKNQVDALRALSSEEGVAHVLNSSLNKTEVKRVKSDIASGITKLLYVAPESLTKEEYVEFLNNQKISFLAIDEAHCISEWGHDFRPEYRNLKSIIKRIGDDIPIIGLTATATPKVQEDILKNLGMPDANTFKASFNRPNLYYEIRPKTKNVDSDIIRFVKQNEGKSGIIYCLSRKRVEELAQALQVNGIKAVPYHAGLDSKTRVKHQDMFLMEDVDVVVATIAFGMGIDKPDVRFVIHNDIPKSIESYYQETGRAGRDGGEGHCLAFYSYKDIEKLEKFMSGKPVAEQEIGHALLQEVVAYAETSISRRKFILHYFGEEFDNATGEGGMMDDNMRFPKKKIEAQSEAKKLLEVVQKTNQQYKSKEIVNVMVGKVNALIKSHRTDAQAFFGSGAGHEASYWTALLRQLLVARYLKKDIETYGVIHLTEMGRKFIESPSSFMMTEDHSFKDANDDIIVSASQGVEKADENLFKLLKAELKKVAHKLELPPFVIFQEPSLEDMSLKYPITMEELANVHGVGEGKAKKYGKPFLKLIQDYVEENDIMRPEDFVVKSTGTNSSLKLYIIQNVDRKLSLPDIANAKGIEMPEFIKEMEAIVYSGTKLNIDYWIDEILDEDQQEEIHDYFLEAKTDEIEVALDEFDGDYEEEELRLYRIKFISEIGN; translated from the coding sequence GTGGCAGAATTAGATCTGTATGCATCCTTAAAAAAACATTTCGGTTTTAGTCGATTTAAAGGATTGCAAGAAGAAGTAATAAAGAGTATTCTGGCCGGAAATAACACTTTTGTTGTAATGCCAACAGGAGGTGGGAAATCCCTTTGTTATCAGCTCCCCGCTCTAATGCAAGAAGGAACTTCTATCGTTGTCTCCCCATTAATTGCTCTTATGAAAAATCAGGTAGATGCGTTGCGCGCTCTTTCTTCGGAAGAGGGTGTGGCGCATGTGCTCAACTCTTCCTTAAATAAAACCGAGGTTAAACGGGTTAAAAGCGACATCGCCAGTGGAATCACCAAATTACTGTATGTGGCTCCCGAATCCTTGACTAAGGAAGAATATGTGGAGTTTTTAAACAATCAAAAAATTTCCTTTTTGGCAATCGATGAGGCACATTGCATAAGTGAATGGGGCCACGATTTCCGACCTGAATATCGAAACCTGAAAAGCATAATCAAGCGAATAGGTGATGATATTCCTATTATCGGTCTTACCGCAACTGCTACTCCCAAGGTTCAGGAAGATATTCTGAAAAACCTCGGAATGCCAGATGCCAATACTTTTAAAGCGTCTTTTAATCGTCCCAATCTTTATTATGAGATACGTCCGAAAACCAAAAATGTTGATTCGGATATAATCCGTTTTGTAAAACAGAATGAAGGCAAGAGCGGTATTATCTATTGCTTGAGCCGGAAGAGAGTTGAAGAACTTGCCCAGGCGCTCCAAGTTAATGGTATAAAGGCGGTTCCATATCATGCCGGACTCGATAGCAAGACCAGAGTGAAGCACCAGGATATGTTTTTAATGGAAGATGTGGATGTAGTAGTGGCTACGATTGCTTTCGGAATGGGTATTGACAAGCCCGATGTGCGATTTGTGATCCATAATGATATTCCAAAATCTATAGAGAGTTATTATCAGGAAACCGGTCGTGCCGGTCGAGATGGTGGAGAGGGTCACTGCCTTGCTTTCTACAGCTATAAGGATATAGAGAAGTTGGAGAAGTTTATGAGCGGAAAACCTGTTGCCGAACAGGAAATAGGTCACGCACTCTTGCAGGAAGTTGTAGCTTATGCTGAAACTTCCATTTCGCGACGGAAATTTATTCTCCATTATTTTGGGGAAGAATTTGACAATGCTACCGGTGAAGGAGGAATGATGGATGATAATATGCGCTTTCCGAAGAAAAAAATTGAGGCACAGAGCGAGGCCAAGAAACTACTCGAGGTAGTGCAAAAAACCAACCAGCAATATAAATCCAAGGAAATAGTGAATGTGATGGTGGGAAAGGTAAATGCCCTAATAAAATCGCATCGCACCGATGCTCAAGCCTTTTTCGGCTCAGGAGCTGGACATGAGGCGTCCTACTGGACCGCACTCCTGCGACAGTTATTGGTGGCAAGGTATCTAAAAAAGGATATTGAAACCTATGGGGTCATTCATTTAACCGAAATGGGAAGAAAATTTATCGAATCTCCTTCCTCATTTATGATGACCGAAGATCATTCGTTTAAAGATGCCAATGACGACATTATTGTTTCCGCGTCGCAGGGAGTGGAAAAAGCAGATGAAAACCTCTTTAAGTTACTAAAAGCAGAGCTTAAAAAAGTTGCCCACAAGCTGGAATTGCCTCCTTTTGTTATTTTTCAGGAACCTTCGTTGGAAGATATGTCTCTGAAATACCCAATAACTATGGAGGAGCTTGCAAACGTTCATGGAGTAGGCGAGGGGAAAGCTAAAAAATATGGAAAACCCTTCTTGAAACTTATCCAGGATTATGTAGAGGAAAATGATATTATGCGTCCTGAGGATTTCGTGGTAAAATCTACGGGAACCAATAGTTCTTTAAAACTATATATTATCCAAAACGTGGACCGGAAACTTTCCTTACCAGATATCGCCAATGCCAAGGGAATTGAAATGCCTGAGTTTATAAAGGAAATGGAGGCTATTGTTTACAGTGGAACAAAATTGAATATAGATTATTGGATAGACGAGATTTTGGATGAGGACCAGCAGGAAGAAATACACGATTATTTTTTGGAAGCCAAAACGGATGAAATTGAAGTGGCCCTTGATGAATTTGATGGTGATTATGAGGAGGAGGAGCTACGTCTCTATCGTATTAAGTTTATAAGCGAGATCGGAAATTAA
- the smpB gene encoding SsrA-binding protein SmpB, protein MAIQKNVKIKNRRAKFEYEILSTYTAGIVLRGTEIKAIREGQASIAESFCEFSNNELFVINMTIQEYSHARNFTHNPKSERKLLLNRSELKKLEKEVKNTGLTIIPLLLFTNDKGLAKLDIALCRGKKEYDKRETIKDRDSKRRLDSIKKAFNN, encoded by the coding sequence ATGGCAATACAGAAAAACGTTAAGATCAAAAACCGAAGGGCAAAGTTTGAGTATGAGATACTGAGTACTTACACTGCAGGAATTGTGCTGCGCGGAACCGAAATAAAGGCCATCCGGGAAGGACAGGCATCTATAGCGGAGAGTTTTTGTGAGTTTAGCAACAATGAACTGTTCGTTATAAACATGACCATTCAGGAATATAGCCATGCCCGCAATTTCACCCATAATCCCAAAAGCGAGCGAAAGTTACTATTGAATAGAAGTGAGCTTAAAAAGTTGGAAAAGGAAGTGAAAAATACAGGGTTGACCATTATTCCACTTCTTCTTTTCACCAATGACAAAGGCTTGGCAAAATTGGATATAGCACTCTGCCGCGGGAAAAAAGAATACGATAAACGCGAAACCATAAAAGATCGGGATAGCAAGCGAAGATTGGACAGCATTAAAAAAGCGTTCAACAACTAG
- a CDS encoding LptF/LptG family permease, producing MLSILDRYILRQYLGTFVLLLLLFIPIGITVHLAEKIDKILDNEVPLIEVMKYLYDFTIYFANLLFPLFLFLSVIWFTSKLANNTEVIAFLSSGVSYYRFLRPYIIGATIVCIAALVFSMYLAPKASKGFNEFSYEYLKKGKLDRDQSNVYTQINDNDYIYVSYFNLKDNVGSNFTLEHFEGNEMTYKIAATQIKYNEKDSTYTLFNYTKRKIGETSDILQKSQRLDTVFSFDLEDLTPVTYIAETLSFTELNDFIKKEKARGSSNIGRYEVVRYKRWSLPVSAYILTIIAVAVSSVKRRGGMGVNLAIGIGIGMVFIFFDKVFGTMAEQSSFSPFIATWFPNIVFGILAIYLLRNAKR from the coding sequence ATGCTGAGCATACTGGATAGATATATATTACGACAATACTTAGGCACTTTCGTCCTATTGTTGTTGCTTTTTATTCCAATTGGTATTACCGTCCATCTCGCTGAAAAAATTGATAAAATCCTCGACAATGAGGTGCCTTTAATCGAGGTGATGAAGTATCTGTACGATTTTACCATTTACTTTGCCAACCTGCTCTTTCCTTTGTTTCTTTTTTTATCCGTAATCTGGTTTACCTCCAAGCTTGCCAACAATACGGAGGTTATCGCCTTTTTGAGCAGTGGGGTTTCTTACTATCGTTTTTTAAGACCTTATATTATTGGAGCGACGATAGTCTGTATTGCCGCCCTGGTTTTCAGTATGTATCTGGCGCCAAAAGCCAGTAAGGGTTTCAACGAGTTTTCCTATGAATATCTGAAAAAGGGAAAACTAGATCGCGATCAAAGCAATGTTTATACGCAGATAAACGATAACGATTACATATATGTTAGCTATTTCAATTTAAAGGATAATGTGGGAAGTAATTTTACTTTGGAACATTTTGAGGGAAATGAAATGACCTACAAGATTGCCGCCACCCAAATAAAATACAACGAAAAGGATAGCACATATACGCTATTCAATTATACGAAAAGAAAGATTGGTGAAACATCTGATATTCTTCAAAAAAGTCAGCGATTGGATACCGTTTTTTCCTTTGATCTTGAAGACCTTACTCCTGTAACATATATTGCCGAAACTCTCAGTTTTACAGAATTAAACGATTTTATAAAAAAGGAAAAGGCTAGAGGATCCTCTAACATTGGTAGATATGAAGTGGTACGTTACAAGCGGTGGAGTTTGCCCGTTTCCGCATATATTCTCACCATTATTGCCGTCGCAGTTTCTTCGGTAAAAAGAAGAGGAGGGATGGGAGTAAACCTCGCTATAGGAATAGGGATTGGGATGGTATTTATCTTTTTCGACAAGGTTTTTGGGACTATGGCAGAACAGAGTTCCTTTTCCCCTTTTATAGCTACTTGGTTCCCGAATATCGTCTTTGGGATTTTAGCAATTTACCTGTTAAGAAATGCGAAA
- a CDS encoding FKBP-type peptidyl-prolyl cis-trans isomerase translates to MMIRIKYGFALLVIFFAITVSCKKDDDVEPPIPPRDRGEEAIRAQAEIEAFLETHFYNYEDFETNPNSKIVFDTIAGDNADKTPLMQQVTFKKFKDVYDASVEYKLYYLVVREGEGDKPHFSDFTTNTYEGRTLALKMFDNAVTPIRLNLVDDKTTAGIIRGLQMALIEFRGASNVTSNPDGTLNFENYGIGAVFVPSGLGYYQYPPGIGGIKPYEQLIFTFELFSREIADHDGDGIPSYMEDLNDNKYLMDDDTDGDGVPNYLDNDDDGDRRLTKDEIIVHEDGTLEFPDKNGNGIPDYLDPSI, encoded by the coding sequence ATGATGATCAGAATTAAATATGGTTTCGCTTTATTGGTGATTTTCTTCGCCATAACAGTTTCTTGCAAAAAGGATGATGATGTGGAACCACCAATTCCTCCAAGAGACCGTGGGGAAGAAGCAATTAGAGCACAGGCCGAAATTGAAGCCTTTTTAGAAACGCATTTCTATAATTATGAGGATTTTGAAACAAATCCAAACTCCAAAATCGTTTTTGATACCATTGCTGGCGATAATGCAGATAAAACTCCATTGATGCAACAGGTTACTTTCAAGAAATTTAAGGACGTGTATGATGCAAGTGTGGAATACAAACTGTATTATTTAGTGGTGCGAGAAGGAGAAGGCGATAAACCTCATTTTTCTGACTTTACTACCAATACTTACGAGGGGAGAACTTTGGCACTAAAGATGTTTGATAATGCGGTTACTCCTATACGCCTCAATTTGGTTGACGATAAAACTACTGCTGGAATAATTAGGGGTTTGCAAATGGCTTTAATTGAATTTAGAGGAGCTTCAAACGTAACTTCTAATCCTGATGGCACTTTAAATTTTGAAAATTATGGGATAGGGGCAGTTTTCGTTCCTTCTGGATTGGGTTATTACCAATATCCGCCTGGAATAGGAGGAATAAAACCATATGAACAATTAATCTTCACTTTTGAATTGTTTTCTCGTGAAATCGCGGATCACGATGGCGATGGAATTCCGTCGTATATGGAAGATTTGAATGACAATAAATATTTAATGGATGACGATACCGATGGTGATGGAGTGCCGAACTATTTGGATAATGATGATGATGGTGACCGACGTTTAACAAAAGATGAAATTATTGTTCACGAAGATGGAACCTTGGAATTTCCCGATAAAAATGGAAACGGAATTCCAGATTATCTGGATCCGAGCATTTAA
- a CDS encoding phosphoribosyltransferase family protein → MQKLDSLILNNTQIAHKIKRMAYQVYETNVGESEVIIAGIKENGFILAEKLKAEVEKISPIKVQLCEVIINKKNPINPITTSLTPEEYTNKSLLLVDDVLHSGTTLIYGVRHFLEVPLKQFKTAVLVDRNHKKYPVKADFKGISLSTSLNENINVIFDGDNDRAILE, encoded by the coding sequence ATGCAAAAGCTAGATTCCCTCATTTTAAACAACACCCAAATTGCCCATAAAATAAAAAGAATGGCCTATCAAGTTTATGAAACCAATGTAGGTGAATCGGAAGTGATTATTGCGGGAATCAAAGAGAACGGGTTCATTCTAGCTGAAAAATTAAAGGCGGAAGTAGAAAAGATCTCTCCAATAAAAGTCCAATTGTGTGAGGTGATTATCAACAAGAAAAATCCCATAAATCCCATTACCACGTCTCTTACTCCTGAAGAATATACAAATAAATCCCTATTGTTGGTGGACGATGTGCTACACTCTGGTACCACGCTCATCTACGGAGTACGACATTTTTTGGAAGTGCCATTAAAGCAATTTAAGACAGCGGTGCTAGTGGACCGGAACCATAAAAAATATCCGGTAAAAGCCGATTTCAAAGGTATTTCTCTTTCTACCTCCCTAAATGAGAATATAAACGTCATTTTTGATGGTGACAATGATCGCGCTATCCTAGAATAA
- a CDS encoding shikimate kinase, protein MKVVLIGYMGSGKSSVGKLVANLLNLPFKDLDDEIQKAVGMPISEIFSKKGEIYFRKVENETLKNILALDEQYVLATGGGTPCYGDSLSAMLNTQGVSIVYLKTPLSILTDRLISENKLRPLVAHLKTRDEMMEFVGIHLFERSHFYNQAESVIETGENSPQEVAQKVVASLF, encoded by the coding sequence ATGAAAGTTGTCTTGATCGGTTATATGGGAAGTGGAAAATCTTCCGTGGGAAAATTAGTAGCAAATCTTTTGAACCTTCCTTTTAAAGATTTGGATGATGAAATTCAGAAAGCAGTGGGAATGCCTATTTCTGAAATATTTTCCAAAAAAGGAGAAATTTATTTCAGAAAAGTTGAAAACGAGACTCTTAAGAATATTCTGGCTTTAGACGAACAATATGTACTCGCTACGGGTGGAGGAACCCCGTGCTACGGCGATTCCCTTTCCGCAATGCTGAACACCCAAGGCGTGTCTATCGTTTATTTGAAAACGCCTCTATCCATACTAACGGACAGACTAATTTCTGAAAATAAGTTAAGGCCATTGGTCGCTCATTTAAAAACGAGAGATGAAATGATGGAATTTGTAGGGATACATCTCTTTGAGCGTTCGCACTTTTATAATCAGGCAGAATCAGTGATTGAAACTGGAGAAAATTCTCCCCAAGAGGTGGCCCAAAAGGTTGTCGCCAGTTTATTCTAG
- a CDS encoding transketolase family protein, with the protein MKKYTDTGKKDTRSGFGDGLTELGKKNEDVVALCADLTGSLKMDDFKKNHPERFFQVGIAEANMIGMAAGMTIGGKIPFTGTFANFSTGRVYDQIRQSVAYSGKNVKICASHAGLTLGEDGATHQILEDIGLMKMLPGMTVINTCDYNQTKAATIAIADYEGPVYLRFGRPKVANFTPEDQNFQIGKAVLLQEGADVTIIATGHLVWEALQAAETLFEKGIHAEVINIHTIKPLDDEAILKSVKKTGCVVTAEEHNFLGGLGESVARLLSTQHPAPQELIATQDTFGESGTPEQLMDKYGLNASAIVNAVNKVIARK; encoded by the coding sequence ATGAAAAAATACACAGATACTGGCAAAAAAGACACTCGTTCCGGTTTTGGGGATGGGTTGACTGAACTGGGAAAAAAGAATGAAGATGTCGTGGCGCTTTGTGCCGACCTCACAGGATCCTTAAAAATGGACGACTTTAAAAAGAATCATCCAGAACGGTTCTTCCAAGTAGGAATTGCCGAGGCCAATATGATAGGAATGGCTGCAGGAATGACCATAGGTGGAAAAATACCCTTTACGGGTACGTTCGCAAACTTTTCTACAGGAAGGGTTTACGATCAAATCCGCCAAAGTGTTGCCTATAGTGGAAAAAATGTAAAGATATGTGCTTCCCACGCTGGATTAACATTGGGCGAGGATGGAGCTACCCATCAAATCCTGGAAGATATCGGCTTGATGAAAATGCTTCCGGGAATGACGGTTATAAACACCTGTGATTATAATCAGACCAAGGCTGCGACAATCGCCATTGCAGATTATGAAGGTCCTGTTTATCTTCGCTTTGGAAGACCAAAAGTCGCCAATTTTACTCCTGAAGACCAAAATTTCCAAATAGGAAAAGCAGTTTTACTTCAGGAAGGAGCCGATGTTACCATAATCGCAACAGGTCATTTAGTTTGGGAAGCATTGCAGGCAGCAGAAACGCTTTTTGAAAAGGGAATCCATGCAGAAGTAATTAACATTCATACAATCAAACCTTTGGATGATGAAGCAATTTTGAAGAGCGTTAAAAAAACTGGCTGTGTAGTTACTGCCGAAGAACATAATTTCCTAGGTGGTCTAGGTGAAAGCGTTGCTAGATTGCTTTCCACCCAACATCCAGCTCCGCAGGAATTAATTGCCACACAAGATACCTTCGGAGAATCTGGAACGCCCGAACAATTAATGGATAAGTACGGTCTCAATGCCTCTGCAATTGTAAATGCAGTAAACAAGGTAATTGCCCGTAAATAA